A genomic window from Verrucomicrobiota bacterium includes:
- the rplI gene encoding 50S ribosomal protein L9, protein MATSEVILTEAVPSLGSEADIVKVRAGYARNFLIPGGKALEVTPASLRKVNHLKAKRAEREAREINEAEAVAAKINKLRLNLKLDTGETGKAFGSITAADLLERLMEEIKGLVLPKHAIALDRPLKESGEHQIPVKIHSEVIATLRIEIAATPKVEKPADEEEAGTRRPRR, encoded by the coding sequence ATGGCCACTTCCGAAGTCATCCTCACCGAAGCCGTTCCCTCCCTGGGATCCGAAGCAGATATCGTCAAGGTACGTGCCGGCTACGCTCGCAATTTCCTGATCCCCGGAGGCAAAGCCCTCGAGGTCACTCCCGCTTCCCTGCGCAAGGTCAATCACCTGAAGGCCAAACGCGCCGAGCGCGAGGCCCGCGAGATCAACGAGGCTGAGGCCGTTGCTGCTAAAATCAACAAGCTCCGCCTCAATCTGAAACTCGACACCGGTGAGACCGGCAAGGCTTTCGGATCTATCACGGCTGCTGACCTTCTCGAGCGCCTGATGGAAGAGATCAAGGGTCTCGTTCTTCCCAAGCACGCCATCGCGCTGGATCGTCCCCTCAAGGAGAGCGGTGAGCATCAGATCCCGGTGAAGATCCATTCCGAAGTGATTGCCACCCTCCGCATTGAGATCGCGGCCACTCCCAAGGTGGAGAAACCCGCCGATGAGGAAG